Below is a window of Glandiceps talaboti chromosome 15, keGlaTala1.1, whole genome shotgun sequence DNA.
GAACACAAAAGCTGGTAATTGGGTTGAAAAGACCCTCATTAAAACAATCTCTAGACACTATATCACTTGATTCCATTTCACTGGATGATACTGATGCCATATACAATGCATTAGAAGTTGGTGTGATAAGAAGTGATAATCATAACTATAATGATATAGGATCCAGTGGTGAGTAATAGCCTTATATTTGTTGTAACCCATTTCATCCAATATACATCATCCAACTACTGCAACTTAGACATGAAACCTATTATTATCCATCTGGTTTAAAATCTGTAAGATATGTTTTGTGGCATTCTCATCGGCCTGTCAGTTGTCAAGTAATAACTGGTAAGGTATGGTTGCCATTACACTGTACCATGCAGTATACCATCACTGTAACTGCATGGGTACTAAATTTAATATTGCTCATCTGTTGGGTGTTAAACCTACCGGTATTATCACCCATCTGGTTTATCATCTGTAACATATGTTTTGTGGCATTCTCATCGGCCTGTCAGTTGTCAAGTGATAGCTGGTAAGGTATGGTTGCCATGATACTATGTACCATGCAGTATACCATCTACTGTAAGTGGgtactaaatttgatattacttGTGTATTGGGTGTTAAAACCTGTTATCACCCATCTACAGTCACTGGATGTTAAGCCTGTTGTTACCTATCCTATCTGGGTGTTGCATCTATTATACACTAAGGTGTTAAACCTTCTATTCCCTATCTACAGTAATTGGTGCTTACACCCGTTGTTACCTACCCTATATGGGTGTTGCACCAAACACATGCTAAGATGTAACCAGAGTTTAAACGTGGGTGTTACCTATTTGCATTTTACAGTAACTAGGTGGTATTAGTACAAATCTATTGCAAGTAAGTGCTATAACCGTTTCCACACTACCAATGGAAAGCAAGATGGTAGTATCCACAGTTGATCAAAGCACAGAACCcgtaaatgtcaattttggtctcaaataaaaaataaagttgaatttTCTTCACAAGACTCTACCTCTGTTTTCATTTCCCACAGTGTTCTTCATGCATTCCTCAAATGTAGTATATGTGACTTTAACAAGAAGGTAATGACTTATAGGCATGCTGTAACTGAGGTCAAATTAATGTGTTGTCGTTgttatttaacatttatttcatgtgtTGATTGTTGTCATATCAAGTACTAGTATGCAAAATGTGATATGTTAGTAGTATGCATGAATGTTcctatatatctgtatattaaaagtatttatttcatgttttgattattattatcacttCAAGTAGAGTGTGTTATTAGCAGTGTCAgcacttacatgtaaatgtatctaTTGAAGATGTCTTGACCAGTCACTATAATCTTCTGATGATCTTTATTAAAACCGACGTTTCGGCAACGCAACAGTTGCCTTCTTCAGGGTAAAACTCGAACGTATTCCTGGATGGTAAATAATCTAGGAATACCATCCGGGAATATGTTGCCGAAACATTGGTTTTAATAAAGATCATCAGAAGATTATAGTGACTGGTCGAGACATCTGTAATTTTTACCTCACACTTTGCCAACATTAAGATGTACTCCCACCCACTCCTTTTAACTTCAATTgttgtagttggactgagtcTATCTCTTGAACCAATGCATCTAATGAtacaaaaaacatataaaaactcttatttcatgttttggttattatcatattaatatGGCTTATTCATATGAGGGCGTCACCTAGGACCAGGCTTGGCCAGAGCAAATACATTCACATTGGCAACCTTAGTCATAGACAAACTTTACCTCAAATCTAGACCACTTCTTCGCTTTGGGACAAATTCTTGTCTGAGCAAGGCTCAGACCAAACCGTTCACGCTTGTTGTGAAGCCTTTGTTTGAGCCTGGCCTTGACCTGGTCTGTAAGGTAAGACATGTTGTGTCACTTTAATAATCAGCTAATAGGGCTGGACAACATGACATGTCCTACAGTCTAAACTTTAATGTAAATGTGGATATTTTTATGACTACAGTATTTTATTAGCTGCGACGGGTGATGCCTAGTGGGAACTATTACATTgggttccatccatccatgcatgtatgtgtgcatctTTTCTCTTTTCTCAGACATGCATCAGTGGTGGTGGCCAAATAAGTGTCCATTTTGCCTGATACAGTTTTCTAATTAGACCTTAACCTTTGATCTTGACCAATATTTTCAAGGTCATATAAGTGAAATTTGTCTTTCTACCATgataactcaagaagttgaatacacagactccattcaagtgtctatgcCCGTAATATCAAAGATACGCTTTCTTTTTATGCTTTGAACTTGAACACcaacttcaaggtcaaattatagcaatttgcataataactTAGGAtgtttgtatctagagacaccattcaagcaTCTATACCTATGTTTATAGAGCTTTAGCTTTCAAATGGATACTAAAGCTCTGACCTTGACATTTATTGTCAAGGTCAGAGAGTGAATTGTTCAGTAATTTTGGGAGTGTTGTACCGAGAGACATCTTCAAATGTGCACCCTCATTGTTAGAGGTACGTTTACTATTCAGACAGGCTTTTGACCTTAACCCTcaatttcaaggtcaaatttaaatttgtacaatatCTTTGCAACacagtcttcaactagttcCAAAGACTCATTTTTACGAAATTAATAAACTTGGTACATTGTGcttaataaaacatttcaatcaCTGCTTATTTTATAGTCTGAAATTAGTCTTCAGTGAAAATTTCCTGGTCTATtgtatattaaagtggccatatggatgagaatttggtattgattttggatttttatttgataaaacagcttcactatgtttttctacgtgaaaaaataatgtgaaataacatataccaagtccatgttcataactcaatacattgcaaaaagtgtaaaaagtttgttattgtacgtacaataacaaacattttacacattgttaaatgttttgccatttattgagatgtgaacatggacttggtatatgttatttcacattattttttcaagtagaaaaacatagtgaagctgttttatcaaataaaaattccaaataaataccaaattctcatccacatggccactttaatttatttacacTATTGTTGCTTTAAGTTTATCTTAAATTCATAGTTTATCCTAAACAGCTATAAGTTCCCgtaatatattatttaaaaagaCTGTATACCTTGctttgaactctttattctaataGATCTTCAGCAATGCATGTTAAGTCACTCTTTTTAATTTAACAATTTAAaatctacaaaatatttttcaaaatgtttaaaaaatggcCGTGATTTGTGccattggaaaaaaaattaatcaccTAAACTATGGTGTTAGTCTGCATGTAGCTGTCTTGCTTTCTGTTCTTTAGATCTACCTAACCTTGCTACTCTGtatctttttcttcttttttgctTTGTCTGGTGCAAATCTTGGCATCCAAGGTATGGCTGATGAATACCTTGAAATGGAAGATAATCGTGGCTTTGAAAGTGAGTAAGGGTGAAATGAAGACTAACAGCTTGCTAAACATTTCATTCTCTTATATAACATTTCTGTATAAACCATAGGGATTCTACATAGCCTAGGTACTGTAAACCATTTCTTTTTAATTCCCCATGAAAgggggactattacaatgggttctgtccgtccgtccgtccaacCGTCCgtttgtctgtccgtctgttcatccatctgtctgtctcgccgtccatccatccatttctCAGATCATCTGTGATAAACATAATTTCTCTGAcatgaaatattcaattattcaaacctggcacaaaggtgacaatATATCTTTTACATTACTTTGTTTTAGCAACATATGCAAATcaatattactgcataactcaaaatcTATAGTATgtactccattcaagtgtctacccacATATTATAAAGTTTAGCTTTCATTAAGAACTGAACATTTGACCTTGATTGTGACCTTCAGAGACAGTTATCAAAATCGAGttaattcatgtacatgtcatgtatattgcagacactttgtgaTATTTAAGAGGTATTTAACTGCAATCAATATTTTGTAAGCTTTTTGGCACAGGTAATAAAGAACAAGGGAGATACACACATGCTTTgattttggtgctcatataattttttttactgaatggtagccatatttgttgtaaaaatcaATGATAAAgcagagactccattcaagtgtctgtcCCTAAGATGTTACCTTTTCGTTGATATGACCTTTCTGTTAGTATCTTTATATGTGACCCTGACTTGTACTTTCACAAAACAGATCAGTTTCATCTGTTAGTCACACAGAAGTAAAGTATTGAAGGGATTAGCTGTGTCTTCTTTGAAGACTTGTCAGTATTGATTTTCATACCAATAGTAGAAATCAATAGTAGAAATCAGTCATGTGACATGACCAGTGTACAGTCATGTGAAGACTACTTTCAGTCATGTGACCTGACCAGTGTTCAGTTATGTGACATGACTCACATTACAGAATCTTTTAACATGACCATCTTTCTTTCGGATTCTTCTTTGTCTTTGTAAAAAGTACACGACTCGGAGTTGAGTAAAATCTTACTGTTAGCAATACAGCAGAGGAagtcaaaaacaaaattatgtaatCATTATAAACTTGGCTGACTACATGTGCAAATTCATTGAGTGGATCCTCATTTTGAAAGTCTTCAGGTCTACACTGTCTGTGATGTGGTTTGGTAGGGTGTTCCATAGTCTGATAGTGTCCAGTGGTGTCATGTGATATGACAACTGTACATGGCTTCATTTTGAGTTTACATCAATGTTAGGCAGGGAAGCAGTCAATATCAAGGAAATTAGGTTTCTACAAAACATTGACTGCCCTGCTCAATTTTCCTTGATTTGAACTGTTGACAAAAACAACATGGTGATCGAATTGAATGTTTTAGTGTATTTCACTGAAATAGAACAAATATTGGTACGTATGTACCAATGATTACTTGTACctgtgtacatgcatactagtggcATTTGCCCTGCAGTGTAATACCttaaatattattgcatacctatGTACAAATGATATTCAAAGGAGTGTGAGATCATTCCTTATATACTAAATCATAGTGATCGCAGACTCGAGGATGAGTTTTATGAAATTTCACTGTTTTGGatgaacatatgtaataataacagaatcctATGAAGCATGAGAACCAGTGTTGGTACTTGGGGGTATTTGGACTCATGCTTGTCTTGCTACACTCTTTAAAGTATGACTGCTGAGagcactgcaagcactcattcAGATACCCCAAGTACACCAAACCTGCTCTCACATATCATTGGCTTCTGTCGAAGTATTTCATACATAAACACGAATCTCccaattgttattattttagatGAAGAAAGTGATAGTGATGATAGCTATGAGTCACCAATTGATGAGACCGCAGATGAGGAATTGGATAAGCGGCGCAGTGTGGTAGCCAGACCATTGCCACCAACACCAGGTGTTGATATTTCAACCCGTCCACCAGCCAAGATACCAACTGGTTCTTCTAATACATTACCAGGCCAGGTATTACCAGAAAATAGACCACAGATGCCACTCCCAACAACATTGCCATCAGGGGCTAAGCCTCTCTCACCAAAGGGAGCAATGCAGCTACCCCCAACATCATTGTCATCAGGGGCTAAGCCCATCTCACCAATGGGAGCAATGCAGTTACCCACAACATCAGCACCCAAATTACGACCATGGGAGCATCAGAATAAAAGGCCAGAAGTGGCACCAAGACCTACAGGTCCTGCGCCTGGCCCAATAGGAGGAGTCAAAATGACAGATATTTCTAATATTAAACTTAGACAAGTGACAAATAAACCCATGTAAGTATATTTCAGCTTGTACTTAGCATGCAATATCATGATGACTACTGATATGGAAGGAAAATTGTCCTTTCAAGATCTTGTAGCTATATGTTTGTACACTCTGGTGTTTATTGTAAAGTTTGAGCATAGACCTTGGTCTATGGTTTGAGTGTGTAACTTCAATAATATCTGTCAGTGTTGTAATAAATGTGAAGACAAAACTTTCTTAATCTCTTTAAAGAATACACTAATCACTAATATTATCACAGAAAAGccatcttgtcttgtcttgtcttgtcttgtcttgtcttgtcttagTTGTCTCCTCCATACACTTATTGttatttttccttttttttgtcTACTTTCTTTAGAGAACTAAATGCTCACAACTCAGAAGGGCCACCCACAAGAGAAGCACCAAGGCCAGAGGTAAATGAGACTATACAACATTCAAAATCATCTAGTGCATGAGCTGAGGGCAATTAGTATTTGATTTATGTGaatcatattattacatatgatatgcaaatgagcacatGATCGTTCATTGAACATGAAAGCACATTAGTGCACCgtatcatttttacagaaatttgtaataacaaaACCCCATACtgcatgagttccagtgtggatATCCTTACGGATATTTGCATGCATGTTTGCAGTGTCTGCTGGGTTCACTGTCATAAGCATAGCGAGGCCATTCATTAGCATATTCAACATGTCATAAAAGTAGTGTGTATCTATCTTTAAACCCAAGACCTTGATTGCCAGTGTAGTAATTTTATCATTGCGTGTCATTgctgtatgtaaatgtaatgatggattatacacactgtatatcagaaatgatgaatgtgaaaatcaaaatatcagttttaTCTTTGACATATGAAATTTTTCTTTGTGCTTGATAACTTGCTAAGCCAAACTTATCAGGAGACTCAACACTGATCCCGTATTCGACCCAACTGTCTGACTGTACTAGACCACTGCAGGACAGTAACGTCATGTGGCAGCTCAACAAATCTTATATGAACTTATACGTTTTTGTCATTCTGTCATAATGAAGATCGACATAGAATATCTTCTGTTTTCTTGCAGCCCAAAAAAAGACCAGAAATTCCACTAGGTAGACCCAAATTACCAACAAGACCAAAGGTAAGCAATAGGGAACTttcaatccagactgagcatgctcagatgcaaaggactattaTCTGTAGTTATTGTAATATCTaataaactcaataaattgcaaaccaTAAATAACTGTGTAAAATCTAAAATAAGATTTTATacattttcttctctttttttttgcaatttattgagttacaaacaaggacttgacatacgttgattcacattaatttttcaagtaggaagccatgagaaaattgttttataaattaaaaatcctagataaatatccaatcctcatccatatggccactttgataaatgataaatcaataatatttcaactttaataACAAATAGTGTAACctgaaaaatgataaatatgtttacctaaTTTTTCACTTTAAATTTACTCTTTGTTATCCAACAGGAAGAATTATTGCCTGCCAGTGCAAACTTAGCATCACCAGACAAAGCATTGGCTGAAAGGTAAGGGAATCATTCcattatgtcatcaaatgtgtTCATGAATATGTGTCAATTTGATTCATAGAGCAGCTTCCCTTATGTTCAAATATCTGTTGTATTGTTTCAGACCATTGTTGTATATGCATTGTAGTGTTTTTTGttcatatatatgttatattgtTTCAGA
It encodes the following:
- the LOC144446496 gene encoding uncharacterized protein LOC144446496 — protein: MATLPNTFHTEGYKNLSIEPMKTIGVQDLLRDDDYIAHVGWLYKRDNPKPSKSIDSRLRSMVTIVRSPWKNYYIVVHKGSVYVYNNDESKKPRACFSLAGYLRVMRAEDVASPVGKSFTFKLIHTSADKKTWYFATGSHRELQLWMAVVKSEMEKISEGEVSRQTQKLVIGLKRPSLKQSLDTISLDSISLDDTDAIYNALEVGVIRSDNHNYNDIGSSDEESDSDDSYESPIDETADEELDKRRSVVARPLPPTPGVDISTRPPAKIPTGSSNTLPGQVLPENRPQMPLPTTLPSGAKPLSPKGAMQLPPTSLSSGAKPISPMGAMQLPTTSAPKLRPWEHQNKRPEVAPRPTGPAPGPIGGVKMTDISNIKLRQVTNKPIELNAHNSEGPPTREAPRPEPKKRPEIPLGRPKLPTRPKEELLPASANLASPDKALAESYLNEECVPGMYLVRESRDPGTCVVVVFDGPRRSCLHYKVFTKNQLMYLQPDDPSFSTLEEMLKYYKSHPLPTTNQKLTKPYQG